The Mercenaria mercenaria strain notata chromosome 8, MADL_Memer_1, whole genome shotgun sequence genome has a segment encoding these proteins:
- the LOC123566064 gene encoding nucleolar protein 6-like has protein sequence MKRKLRDTTEMVSDDDDDDDDASDDDGNSSDSEGSDKGASDSVNEDDEKADLQASVKTGSKQKRAVAENQSKQSGEPVSKAARLSKGDLYKPPTNEELNQLKETENLFHSTLFRMQITELLSEVSLKTKRRKEIENTVSTLKDTVMGLKKGVKYELQDYSWLKDSGIEVPLAVEHSNVKGSFHFIPPVDVRLSGSFVFETCIKPNVTVDLIVVMPKVTNVRLDQD, from the exons ATGAAGAGAAAACTTAGAGATACAACTGAAATG gtctctgatgatgatgatgatgatgatgatgccaGTGATGATGATGGAAATAGCAGTGACAGTGAAGGTTCAGACAAGGGGGCAAGTGATTCGGTGAATGAAGATGATGAGAAGGCTGATCTGCAGGCATCTGTCAAGACTGGATCTAAACAGAAGCGTGCAGTTGCTGAAAATCAGTCTAAACAATCTGGCGAGCCAGTCAGTAAAGCTGCCAGACTGTCAAAAGGTGATCTGTATAAACCACCGACCAACGAGGAGCTAAACCAACTGAAGGAAACAGAAAATCTTTTCCATTCAACATTATTTAGAATGCAG ATTACAGAACTTCTGTCAGAAGTGAGTTTGAAAACAAAGAGGAGGAAGGAGATCGAAAACACAGTTTCCACTTTGAAAGATACAGTCATGGGTTTAAAGAAAGGTGTCAAATATGAG CTGCAAGATTATTCATGGTTAAAGGACTCTGGGATAGAAGTTCCATTAGCAGTGGAACACTCCAACGTTAAAGGCAGTTTTCACTTTATTCCGCCAGTAGATGTGAGGTTGTCGGGAAGTTTTGTCTTCGAGACTTGTATAAAGCCAAATGTTACTGTGGACCTGATAGTTGTTATGCCAAAG GTAACCAATGTCCGATTGGATCAGGACTGA